One window of the Salvia miltiorrhiza cultivar Shanhuang (shh) chromosome 6, IMPLAD_Smil_shh, whole genome shotgun sequence genome contains the following:
- the LOC130990232 gene encoding bZIP transcription factor 17-like, with the protein MADATVVSDDLPPVRTTDFDCGLSVPPFDSAFFSQQLMDDDGFIGGDNHEDVVVDDFDLDFSFDDLYIPTADELDDLLPIRISESGFDANLPQFAPNLDQFDAVFKSNCSELRHGSGDCEFPGDHSFDGSGVINSASSGLESDQISGYLNVPSPESDGSNRGASGNCGGGANVSDFPSPESRGSGNCGSNVSEDSNDHARSVSSSPFMNKRSTRADEVDQKIKLVEPPKNKVSSSLLKRKKDCEEMPINTVDSRTNKHRKSKCSSEINANAEVSDDDEKRNARLIRNRESAQLSRQRKKHYVEELEEKVMMMHSTIKDLNSKISYFMAENATLRQQMSGGAVPPPPMAGLPPGMYPHPAMMYPWMPYAPPYMVKPQGSQVPLVPIPRLKPKQTSQAPKSNKNVEGKKNAGPKTKKVAGISFLGLLFFIVLFGVLAPIVNVRYGGVRETLTGGEGYVGGGFYEKYHGRVLMVNGSEADGKYGNNLRCGRDSGGKPNVNGFARLCNESEPLVASLYVPRNDKLVKIDGNLIIHSVLASEKAMSSHKIGGGETGLAVPGALVPSNPVRINGARLPPLPALGSSSVDKDIRQASDGKIQQWFREGLSGPMLSSGMCTEVFQFDVSPASASGAIISATNARNISEERNHNSTHISKGMSRRILRGLPIPLPESSHNISRQHKGRNSQKENLKGTNSSSSMVVSVLVDPREAGEADMDGVMGKKSLPRIFVVVLIDSVKYVTYSCMLPFKGSALHLVAT; encoded by the exons ATGGCCGACGCCACAGTGGTTTCCGATGACCTGCCGCCTGTACGAACCACTGATTTTGATTGCGGCCTCTCGGTTCCGCCATTTGACTCTGCCTTCTTTTCCCAACAGTTGATGGATGATGATGGCTTCATTGGCGGCGACAATCATGAAGACGTCGTTGTCGACGATTTTGATTTGGATTTCTCCTTCGACGATCTCTACATTCCCACCGCCGATGAGCTCGACGACCTCCTTCCTATCCGAATATCGGAATCCGGATTCGACGCGAATCTCCCTCAATTCGCTCCGAATTTGGACCAATTCGACGccgtttttaaatcaaattgttCGGAATTGCGTCACGGATCTGGAGACTGCGAATTCCCAGGTGATCACAGCTTCGATGGCTCCGGGGTTATTAATTCCGCGTCATCTGGATTAGAGTCGGATCAGATTTCCGGTTATCTCAATGTTCCCTCGCCGGAATCGGACGGATCGAATAGAGGAGCTTCTGGAAATTGCGGTGGTGGAGCGAACGTGTCGGATTTCCCTTCGCCGGAGTCTCGGGGTTCGGGGAATTGCGGCTCAAATGTCTCTGAGGACTCGAATGATCACGCGAGGTCGGTGAGTTCTTCTCCATTTATGAATAAGAGGTCGACTAGAGCTGATGAAGTTGATCAGAAAATTAAGTTAGTCGAGCCGCCTAAAAATAAAGTTAGTAGCTCTTTgttgaaaaggaaaaaggatTGTGAAGAAATGCCGATTAATACTGTGGATTCGAGAACTAATAAGCATAGAAAATCCAAGTGTAGTTCAGAGATTAACGCTAACGCTGAGGTGAGTGATGACGACGAGAAAAGGAACGCAAGGTTGATAAGGAATAGAGAGAGTGCTCAATTGTCAAGACAGAGGAAGAAGCATTATGTTGAGGAGTTAGAGGAGAAGGTGATGATGATGCATTCGACGATTAAAGACTTAAATTCGAAGATCTCGTATTTTATGGCGGAAAATGCCACTCTGCGGCAGCAAATGAGCGGAGGTGCTGTCCCACCTCCACCAATGGCGGGGCTGCCTCCTGGGATGTACCCGCATCCTGCGATGATGTATCCATGGATGCCGTATGCCCCACCTTATATGGTGAAACCGCAAGGATCTCAGGTGCCGTTGGTGCCAATCCCTAGGTTGAAACCGAAGCAGACATCACAAGCGCCAAAGTCGAATAAGAATGTAGAGGGCAAGAAAAATGCAGGGCCGAAGACGAAAAAGGTTGCTGGCATCAGTTTTCTTGGTTTGTTGTTTTTCATTGTGTTATTTGGAGTCTTGGCACCAATCGTTAATGTGAGGTATGGAGGAGTAAGGGAGACATTGACAGGTGGAGAAGGCTACGTCGGAGGTGGGTTCTATGAGAAATACCATGGGAGGGTTTTGATGGTAAATGGGAGTGAGGCTGATGGGAAATATGGTAACAACCTGCGCTGTGGTCGTGATAGTGGAGGGAAGCCAAATGTCAATGGGTTTGCTCGATTGTGCAATGAGAGTGAACCTCTTGTTGCGTCGTTATATGTCCCCAGGAATGATAAGCTTGTTAAGATAGATGGTAATTTGATTATCCATTCAGTGTTGGCGAGTGAGAAAGCCATGTCCTCTCACAAGATCGGTGGTGGTGAGACTGGTCTTGCAGTTCCTGGAGCTCTTGTTCCCTCTAATCCCGTCCGAATAAATGGTGCTAGGCTTCCCCCACTACCGGCTCTTGGTTCTAGCTCCGTTGACAAGGATATCAGGCAAGCAAGTGATGGCAAGATTCAGCAATGGTTCCGTGAAGGCCTTTCTG GGCCAATGTTAAGCTCAGGTATGTGTACTGAAGTTTTCCAGTTTGATGTGTCGCCGGCTTCTGCCTCAGGAGCCATAATTTCTGCTACCAATGCAAGAAACATATCCGAAGAGCGAAACCACAACTCCACACACATCAGCAAGGGAATGAGTCGAAGAATCCTTCGTGGTCTTCCAATCCCACTACCTGAATCCTCTCATAACATTTCGAGACAACACAAAGGAAGAAATTCACAGAAAGAGAACTTGAAAGGTACCAATTCTTCATCTTCGATGGTGGTCTCTGTGCTCGTTGATCCTAGAGAGGCGGGTGAGGCCGACATGGATGGTGTGATGGGGAAAAAGTCCCTCCCCCGAATTTTCGTCGTCGTCTTAATTGACAGCGTTAAGTATGTCACCTACTCATGCATGCTTCCGTTCAAGGGTTCTGCTCTTCATCTAGTAGCTACTTGA
- the LOC130990233 gene encoding psbP domain-containing protein 6, chloroplastic isoform X1 produces the protein MAAISSLFFTPNPTSTASFSSFKNSPTLHLSRREFLNGSATLLPLLISPPPPSLAREVEVGSYLPPSPADPSFVLFSATSKDTPALRAGNVEPYKFMLPPTWKQMRIANILSGNYCQPKCAEPWIEVKFEDEKQGKVQVVASPLIRLTNKPNATIEEIGTPDKVIASLGPFVTGNTLDPDELVEASIEKRGDQTVPSNMPFHDQFLITSAEFMFCCSIISMYSIHPMLSREHTILPRRRPRGTPSSSLSPAPATSSGPRRRKPCKQFLIPLKCKAIDIGQEY, from the exons ATGGCAGCAATTTCTTCACTCTTCTTCACCCCAAACCCCACCTCCACAGCGTCATTCTCCTCCTTCAAAAACTCACCCACCTTGCACCTTTCAAGAAGAGAATTCTTGAACGGATCAGCAACTCTGCTGCCACTCCTCATCTCTCCTCCGCCGCCTTCATTGGCAAGGGAAGTGGAGGTCGGATCCTACCTCCCGCCCTCACCGGCCGACCCCTCTTTCGTTCTCTTCTCCGCCACTTCCAAAGACACCCCTGCACTTCGTGCAG GAAATGTAGAGCCCTACAAATTCATGCTGCCACCAACATGGAAGCAGATGAGGATAGCAAACATACTATCTGGGAACTACTGCCAGCCCAAGTGTGCTGAGCCGTGGATCGAGGTGAAGTTCGAAGACGAGAAACAGGGGAAAGTGCAGGTGGTGGCTTCTCCCTTGATAAGGCTCACAAACAAGCCTAATGCAACCATTGAAGAGATTGGGACCCCAGATAAGGTCATTGCCTCTCTTGGCCCCTTTGTCACTGGTAACACACTCGACCCCGACGAGCTTGTCGAAGCCTCCATCGAGAAACGAGGCGATCAAACGGTACCATCAAACATGCCATTTCATGATCAATTCTTGATTACTTCTGCTGAATTCATGTTTTGTTGCAGTATTATAAGTATGTACTCGATACACCCTATGCTCTCacgggaacacacaatcttgcCAAGGCGACGGCCAAGGGGAACACCGTCATCCTCTTTGTCGCCAGCGCCAGCGACAAGCAGTGGCCCTCGTCGGAGAAAACCCTGCAAGCAATTCTTGATTCCTTTGAAGTGTAAAGCCATTGATATCGGACAAGAATACTAA
- the LOC130990233 gene encoding psbP domain-containing protein 6, chloroplastic isoform X2, whose protein sequence is MAAISSLFFTPNPTSTASFSSFKNSPTLHLSRREFLNGSATLLPLLISPPPPSLAREVEVGSYLPPSPADPSFVLFSATSKDTPALRAGNVEPYKFMLPPTWKQMRIANILSGNYCQPKCAEPWIEVKFEDEKQGKVQVVASPLIRLTNKPNATIEEIGTPDKVIASLGPFVTGNTLDPDELVEASIEKRGDQTYYKYVLDTPYALTGTHNLAKATAKGNTVILFVASASDKQWPSSEKTLQAILDSFEV, encoded by the exons ATGGCAGCAATTTCTTCACTCTTCTTCACCCCAAACCCCACCTCCACAGCGTCATTCTCCTCCTTCAAAAACTCACCCACCTTGCACCTTTCAAGAAGAGAATTCTTGAACGGATCAGCAACTCTGCTGCCACTCCTCATCTCTCCTCCGCCGCCTTCATTGGCAAGGGAAGTGGAGGTCGGATCCTACCTCCCGCCCTCACCGGCCGACCCCTCTTTCGTTCTCTTCTCCGCCACTTCCAAAGACACCCCTGCACTTCGTGCAG GAAATGTAGAGCCCTACAAATTCATGCTGCCACCAACATGGAAGCAGATGAGGATAGCAAACATACTATCTGGGAACTACTGCCAGCCCAAGTGTGCTGAGCCGTGGATCGAGGTGAAGTTCGAAGACGAGAAACAGGGGAAAGTGCAGGTGGTGGCTTCTCCCTTGATAAGGCTCACAAACAAGCCTAATGCAACCATTGAAGAGATTGGGACCCCAGATAAGGTCATTGCCTCTCTTGGCCCCTTTGTCACTGGTAACACACTCGACCCCGACGAGCTTGTCGAAGCCTCCATCGAGAAACGAGGCGATCAAACG TATTATAAGTATGTACTCGATACACCCTATGCTCTCacgggaacacacaatcttgcCAAGGCGACGGCCAAGGGGAACACCGTCATCCTCTTTGTCGCCAGCGCCAGCGACAAGCAGTGGCCCTCGTCGGAGAAAACCCTGCAAGCAATTCTTGATTCCTTTGAAGTGTAA
- the LOC130990234 gene encoding exocyst complex component SEC15A, with amino-acid sequence MSGRNKRNVTENGGDTGEDSVLATLVSNGDDMGPMVRLAFETGKPEALLQQLKHLVKKKEVEIEELCKLHYEEFIVAVDELRGVLVDAEELKSELSTDNSRLQQVGSALLTKLEELLESYSIKKNVTEAIKMSKNCVQVLDLCVKCNNHITEGRFYPALKAVDLIEKNYLQSIPAKALKTLIERRIPLLKSHIEKKVCTEVNEWLVHIRSSSKSIGQTAIGYAASARQREEDMLAHQRKAEEQSCLGLEDFTYALDVEEIDENSVLKFDLTPLYRAYHIHNCLGIQEQFREYYYKNRHLQLKSDLQISSNLPFLESHQTFLAHTAGYFIVEDRVLRTAGGLLSPTELEMMWETAVTRVTAVLEEQFSQMDAASHLLLVKDYVTLFGATLRQYGYEVSTILETLNSSREKYHELLLAECQQQITDIFASDTYEQMVMKKESEYQANVLLFHLQTSDIMPAFPYIAPFSSMVPDCCRIVRAFIKDSVNYLSYGAQMNYFDFVRKYLDKLLIDVLNEVLLRTIHSGTTGVSQAMQIAANISVLERACDYFIQHAAQQCGIPVRSIDRPQCGLTAKIVLKTSRDAAYMALLTLVNSKLDEFMKLTENVNWTSDEAAGLANEYVNEVVIYLDTVMSTAQQILPLDALYKVGSGALDHISNSIVGTFLSDSIKRFSVNAVTSINMDLKALESFADERFHSTGLHEIYRDGSFRSCLVEARQLINLLLSSQPENFMNPVIREKNYNTLDYKKVATICEKYKDSADGIFGSLSSRASKQSARKKSMDVLKKRLRDFN; translated from the coding sequence atgagTGGTAGAAATAAGAGAAATGTGACTGAGAATGGCGGTGATACGGGCGAGGACTCTGTTCTTGCAACCTTGGTCAGCAATGGAGATGATATGGGTCCGATGGTTAGGCTTGCATTTGAGACGGGGAAGCCCGAAGCCCTCCTGCAGCAGCTCAAGCACTTGGTTAAGAAGAAAGAAGTTGAAATCGAGGAGCTCTGCAAACTCCATTATGAGGAATTTATTGTTGCAGTCGATGAGCTACGTGGTGTCTTGGTTGATGCGGAGGAGCTGAAGAGTGAGCTGTCGACTGATAACTCCAGGTTACAACAGGTTGGGAGCGCCTTGCTCACGAAGCTTGAAGAGCTTCTTGAGTCTTATTCGATTAAGAAGAATGTCACTGAAGCCATTAAGATGTCGAAGAACTGTGTGCAAGTGTTGGATCTCTGTGTGAAGTGTAATAATCACATCACGGAAGGGAGATTCTATCCGGCTTTGAAGGCGGTTGATCTGATTGAGAAGAATTATTTACAGAGTATACCTGCTAAGGCTTTGAAGACGCTGATAGAGAGGAGAATACCGTTGCTGAAATCTCATATCGAGAAGAAGGTGTGCACCGAAGTTAATGAGTGGCTAGTTCACATACGGAGTTCTTCAAAGAGTATTGGGCAGACGGCTATAGGATACGCTGCATCTGCTCGTCAGAGGGAAGAGGACATGCTGGCTCATCAAAGGAAAGCGGAGGAACAAAGTTGCTTGGGTTTAGAAGATTTCACCTATGCTTTAGATGTCGaagagattgatgagaattcTGTTCTGAAATTCGATCTCACCCCACTTTATCGAGCATATCATATTCACAATTGCCTTGGAATCCAAGAACAGTTCCGTGAATATTATTACAAGAATCGTCATCTGCAGCTGAAATCGGACTTGCAAATTTCATCAAACCTGCCTTTTCTTGAATCACATCAGACCTTTTTGGCTCACACTGCTGGCTATTTTATAGTAGAAGATCGGGTTCTGAGGACTGCTGGGGGGCTTCTGTCACCCACCGAGCTCGAGATGATGTGGGAAACGGCAGTGACTAGAGTAACCGCTGTATTAGAGGAACAGTTCTCGCAGATGGATGCAGCGAGTCACCTCCTCCTTGTCAAGGATTACGTGACTCTTTTCGGAGCAACACTGAGACAATATGGTTATGAAGTCTCAACGATTCTTGAAACTTTAAACAGTAGTCGTGAAAAATACCATGAGCTTCTTCTGGCAGAGTGTCAGCAACAGATCACCGATATCTTTGCTAGCGACACGTATGAGCAGATGGTGATGAAGAAGGAGTCCGAATATCAGGCGAATGTGCTCCTGTTTCATCTTCAAACCTCGGACATAATGCCAGCATTCCCTTATATCGCTCCTTTTTCTTCCATGGTGCCTGACTGCTGTCGCATTGTTCGTGCCTTTATTAAGGATTCGGTTAATTACTTGTCTTACGGGGCACAGATGAATTACTTTGATTTCGTCCGCAAGTACCTGGACAAACTCTTGATCGACGTCTTGAATGAAGTCTTGCTCCGGACGATCCACAGTGGCACCACCGGCGTGTCTCAGGCGATGCAGATTGCTGCTAACATATCTGTCTTAGAGAGGGCTTGTGATTATTTTATCCAGCACGCGGCTCAGCAATGTGGGATCCCGGTGAGATCAATCGACAGACCACAGTGCGGTTTAACGGCCAAGATCGTGCTTAAAACATCGAGGGATGCAGCTTATATGGCGCTTCTGACTTTGGTGAACTCCAAGTTAGATGAGTTCATGAAACTTACGGAAAACGTAAATTGGACGTCTGACGAGGCGGCTGGGCTGGCAAACGAGTACGTGAATGAGGTTGTCATATATCTGGACACTGTGATGTCCACTGCGCAGCAAATCCTACCTTTGGACGCGTTGTACAAAGTGGGGAGTGGCGCGCTGGATCATATATCTAACTCTATCGTGGGGACTTTTCTGAGTGATAGTATAAAGAGATTCAGCGTTAACGCAGTGACGTCGATCAACATGGACTTGAAGGCATTGGAGTCTTTCGCGGATGAAAGGTTCCACTCGACTGGACTGCACGAGATATACAGAGATGGGAGCTTCCGAAGCTGCTTAGTGGAAGCCAGACAGCTGATTAACCTTCTGTTAAGCAGTCAGCCCGAAAACTTCATGAATCCCGTGATAAGAGAAAAGAACTACAACACTTTGGACTATAAAAAGGTGGCTACCATCTGTGAGAAGTACAAGGATTCGGCTGATGGAATTTTTGGCAGCCTTTCGAGCAGAGCCTCGAAGCAGAGTGCGAGAAAGAAGTCCATGGACGTGTTAAAGAAACGACTGAGAGATTTCAACTGA